Proteins from a single region of Diorhabda sublineata isolate icDioSubl1.1 chromosome 2, icDioSubl1.1, whole genome shotgun sequence:
- the LOC130440807 gene encoding gastrula zinc finger protein XlCGF57.1-like produces MEMQIKEELIDYEENIFLGNFATVKVEECRENLLCIKTLSNIKFECNNDLDSISNVLNHSMGFQNGKYFRNNSSTKLDSSFPLKNEIYEESILNLPGSSKGYQQQDYKIPLNRKGKYTCSICIKNFTSSILKRKHLDVHFGRCFTLCSVCGAMFGKTSEFLIHYFIHRLKRQFTNGLKLKKPPVTKLSYDVQNYLKFSENRCKKLTKKLFKKGNFKCKNCFRVFSYRLLFRKHKCISNRKNSNECDICFKNCRTKFGLSNHLKMHKLDTIICNICSKQFLRNNFYKHYRTHIERESQLDTHMQCYKTFFNPVTICSIEQPSKNFSSNNYQCNVCFREFISKTHLSTHMYDHMGVKPFMCEFCSKEFVRIDSLRNHLKMHTNDRKFQCDICQRRFVRRITLVEHYRIHTGEKPFKCEVCSKTFTQKSQLKSHAKTHVLDKPFTCEICSKQFVIQFQLKRHLLIHNVKKRFECEICFKQFNEKRNLNAHTLLHTGTKPFKCEVCSKAFTWKHNLNRHMMVHEEDAFQCDICQEKFSRYHILQNHYRLHTGEVPFKCHICSKQFKQKINLTTHMLNHPNEDSITKVAI; encoded by the exons atggaaatgcaaattaaagaagaattaaTCGATtacgaagaaaatatttttttgggaaattttgCCACCGTCAAAGTAGAAGAATGTAGAGAAAATTTGTTATGTATAAAAACCCTTTCGAATATAAAATTCGAATGTAACAATGACttagattcaatttcaaatgTATTAAATCATAGTATGGGATTCCAAAACGggaaatattttagaaataattcatCAACGAAACTAGACTCAAGCTTtcctttaaaaaatgaaatctatgAAGAGTCAATATTAAATTTACCTGGCAGTAGCAAGGGGTATCAACAACAAGACTATAAAATACCCTTAAACAGGAAAGGAAAATATACTTGCTCAATTTGCATTAAAA ATTTTACATCATCGATATTGAAGAGAAAACATTTAGATGTTCACTTTGGAAGATGTTTTACTCTTTGTTCTGTATGTGGTGCTATGTTTGGAAAAACTTCCGAATTTTTAATTCACTACTTTATTCATCGTTTAAAACGACAATTTACCAATGGATTAAAATTGAAGAAGCCCCCAGTTACAAAATTGTCCTATgatgttcaaaattatttaaagttttcagaaaatagatgcaaaaaattgaccaagaaattgttcaaaaaaggaaatttcaaatgtaaaaattgtttCAGAGTATTTTCATACAGattactttttcgaaaacacaAATGTAtttctaatagaaaaaattcgaaTGAGTGCgacatttgttttaaaaactgtCGTACCAAGTTCGGTTTGAGTAACCATTTGAAAATGCACAAATTGGATACGATCATTTGCAATATTTGCAGTAAACAGTTTCttcgtaataatttttataaacattatcgTACACATATTGAACGTGAATCTCAACTTGATACCCATATGCAAtgttacaaaactttttttaacccCGTAACGATTTGCTCAATAGAACAACCATCTAAAAATTTTTCCTCAAATAATTATCAATGTAATGTTTGTTTTAGAGAATTTATCAGTAAGACACATTTAAGCACGCACATGTATGATCACATGGGCGTCAAGCCATTTATGTGTGAATTTTGTTCAAAAGAATTCGTTAGGATTGATTCATTGAGGAACCATCTTAAAATGCATACAAATGATAGAAAATTCCAGTGCGATATTTGTCAAAGACGTTTTGTTAGGCGGATAACTTTAGTCGAACATTATAGGATACATACTGGCgaaaaaccatttaaatgtgAAGTATGCTCTAAAACATTCACACAAAAGTCTCAACTGAAAAGTCACGCCAAGACTCACGTACTAGATAAACCGTTTACCTGCGAAATATGCTCAAAACAATTTGTTATACAATTTCAACTTAAAAGGCATTTGCTCATACATAACGTGAAAAAGCGATTCGAATGCGAGATTTGTTTCAAACAATTTAACGAAAAAAGAAATCTGAATGCGCACACGCTGCTCCATACTGGAACCAAACCATTTAAATGTGAAGTATGCTCCAAAGCGTTCACTTGGAAACATAATTTGAATCGACACATGATGGTCCACGAAGAGGATGCGTTCCAATGTGATATTTGCCAAGAAAAATTTTCTCGGTATCACATACTCCAAAATCATTACAGATTACATACAGGGGAAGTACCATTCAAATGTCATATTTGCTCTAAacagtttaaacaaaaaattaatctaaCAACACATATGTTGAATCATCCTAATGAAGATTCCATTACTAAAGTTGCTATTTAA
- the LOC130440808 gene encoding diphosphomevalonate decarboxylase: MKIVTVVAPVNIAVIKYWGKRDEELILPINDSISGTLSTDFMCAKTTILASPSIKENVFWLNGELQSFDNKRLQNCLKEVRRRANPELPILKWNITICSKNNFPTAAGLASSAAGYACLVAALADLYEIKGDITSIARVGSGSACRSLYGGWVQWSKGVDPKGEDSIAHQIAPVSHWPEMRVIILVVNDERKKYSSTVGMKKSVETSELLRYRAQTIVPKRVEAIKEAILNKDFEMFSEITMRDSDQFHAICLDTFPPCVYMNDISHAIADTVHHYNEKKSSRKVAYTFDAGPNACLYILESEVEEFLSVINYVFPSSNKSDYVRGIKTNINPIEEELKLSFASKQLKADTLKFIIHTKIGDGPKILRDEKHHLLNNEGLPKKSMM; the protein is encoded by the exons ATGAAGATAGTAACAGTCGTAGCTCCTGTAAATATAGCTGTGATTAAATATT GGGGTAAACGAGATGAAGAATTAATATTACCCATAAATGATTCAATAAGTGGGACATTAAGCACAGATTTT atGTGCGCCAAAACCACTATTTTAGCAAGTCCttcaataaaagaaaatgtgtTTTGGTTAAATGGTGAATTACAGTCATTTGATAACAAAAGATTACAAAACTGTTTAAAAGAAG TAAGAAGAAGAGCTAATCCGGAATTGCCAATTTTAAAATGGAATATAACAATATGTTCCAAAAACAATTTTCCTACTGCAGCTGGTTTAGCTTCGTCAGCTGCTGGTTACGCGTGTCTAGTTGCCGCATTGGcagatttatatgaaattaaagGTGATATAACGAGTATCGCCAGAGTTGGATCGGGAAGTGCTTGTAGAAGTTTATACGGTGGATGG GTTCAATGGAGCAAAGGAGTAGATCCTAAAGGTGAAGATTCTATAGCTCATCAAATAGCACCAGTATCTCATTGGCCAGAAATGAGAGTTATAATTCTAGTAGTAAACGACGAGAGGAAAAAGTACAGTTCAACTGTTGGTATGAAAAAAAGCGTCGAAACTTCGGAACTCCTCCGTTACAGAGCGCAGACAATTGTACCAAAAAGAGTCGAAGCTATTAAGGAAGCAATATTGAACAAGgatttcgaaatgttttctGAAATAACAATGAGAGATTCCGATCAATTCCATGCAATTTGTTTGGATACGTTTCCTCCTTGCGTCTACATGAACGACATTTCCCACGCCATAGCAGACACTGTTcatcattataatgaaaaaaaatcttcgaGAAAG GTGGCGTACACTTTCGACGCTGGTCCAAATGCCTGTTTGTATATTTTAGAATCGGAAGTGGAAGAATTTTTGTCTGTGATAAACTACGTGTTCCCATCATCAAACAAATCAGATTATGTTAGAGGAATAAAAACGAACATAAATCCAATTGAAGAG GAATTGAAGTTGTCATTTGCATCTAAACAACTAAAAGCCgatactttgaaatttattatccaTACAAAAATCGGAGATGGTCCGAAGATATTGAGGGACGAAAAACATCACCTATTAAATAACGAAGGTTTACCAAAAAAATCGATGATGTAA
- the LOC130440810 gene encoding protein stunted-like isoform X2, with the protein MSAWRAAGLNYINYSNIAAKLLRQALKPEFRTDALKRGDTHIKITKWQDGKPMNARD; encoded by the exons ATGAGTGCCTGGAGAGCTGCCGGTTTAAA CTACATCAACTATTCCAACATAGCTGCCAAACTTTTGAGACAAGCACTTAAACCTGAATTCAGGACAGACGCATTGAAAAGAGGTGATACCCACATTAAAATCACTAAATGGCAAGATGGGAAACCAATGA ATGCTAGGGACTAA
- the LOC130440809 gene encoding probable tRNA(His) guanylyltransferase, translated as MSLLRINIFRIVKNFHTTAMAKSKFEYVRGFENEDKILPNCWIVVRVDGKGFHKFSTKHNFIKPNDSRALLLMNKAAATVMQEYKNIVISYGHSDEYSFVLRKETELYNRRKDKIMTYINSLFTSSYVYFWRDYFPDLKMKYPPSFDARVVLYPSDQNLRDYLNWRQADCHINNLYNTAFWALVLKGNLTNVEAEKRLCGTVSSDKHEILFTEFGINYNNESELFKKGTILLRKHIKHPLHGKQRLVIFPLHEDLIQDTFWERHTNIMLGETSQTYDYPISAPLPNLVLQQLHLEENFSRKKEFSKE; from the exons ATGAGTCTACTTCGCATAAACATTTTTCGTATAGTAAAAAATTTCCATACTACAGCTATGGCTAAAAGCAAATTTGAATACGTTAGAGGTTTCGAGAATGAAGATAAAATATTGCCAAACTGTTGGATAGTTGTTCGCGTAGATGGTAAAggttttcacaaattttcaacaaaacacaACTTTATTAAACCGAATGATTCACGAGCTTTACTTTTGATGAATAAAGCAGCAGCTACTGTTATgcaagaatataaaaatatagttataagTTATGGTCATAGTGATGAATACTCTTTTGTTCTGAGAAAAGAAACTGAATTatataatagaagaaaagaCAAAATTATGACTTATATTAATAGTTTATTCACATCATCTTACGTTTATTTTTGGAGAGACTATTTCCCTGATCTGAAAATGAAGTATCCACCATCTTTTGACGCTAGAGTAGTTTTATATCCATCAGATCAAAATTTACGGGATTATCTTAACTGGCGACAAGCTGATTGTCACATTAACAACTTGTATAATACAGCATTCTGGGCTTTAGTACTTAAAG gTAATCTTACCAATGTTGAAGCTGAGAAAAGATTATGCGGAACAGTATCATCTGataaacatgaaattttattcactGAATTTGGTATAAATTACAACAATGAATCAGAGTTATTTAAAAAAGGAACTATATTACTTAGGAAACATATTAAGCATCCTTTACATGGAAAACAGAGATTg GTAATATTTCCTTTACATGAAGATCTCATCCAAGATACTTTTTGGGAGCGACATACAAATATAATGTTGGGAGAAACCAGTCAAACTTATGATTACCCAATATCTGCTCCATTACCTAATTTAGTGTTACAACAACTacatttggaagaaaatttttcaagaaaaaaagagTTTTCTAAAGAATAA
- the LOC130452798 gene encoding transmembrane emp24 domain-containing protein 5, with protein sequence MKSLTFCLILSIVNQAWSIEKELTVFIEAGVDFCFHEAVKKGEILDIEYQVIDGGHGDLDINFRFVHPSGRILLTDYKKSENNHRIDVVMDGDYRFCFDNSFSSYNTKTVFFELVVERDDNSEWSDNSVNFNTQDEDFESKIYNAQEILNNIKNHLSKVRSLQDLIKSTEARDRNVAEENFFKVNTFSLVQLSLMLVVGFIQVVMVKSLFDDRSRVHKIWKNLDRGKHSY encoded by the coding sequence ATGAAATCTTTAacgttttgtttaattttatcaatagtGAATCAAGCTTGGTCGATTGAGAAAGAATTGACCGTTTTTATAGAAGCGGGGGTAGATTTTTGTTTCCATGAAGCAGTTAAAAAAGGTGAAATATTAGACATCGAATATCAAGTTATTGATGGTGGACATGGTGATTTAGATATAAATTTCCGTTTCGTTCATCCATCGGGAAGGATATTGTTAACCGACTACAAGAAATCAGAAAATAATCATAGAATCGATGTCGTTATGGATGGAGACTACagattttgttttgataattcTTTTAGTTCATACAATACGAAGACTGTATTTTTTGAATTGGTTGTAGAAAGAGACGATAATAGTGAATGGAGTGACAATAGCGTCAATTTTAATACCCAGGATGAAGATTTTGagtcaaaaatatacaatgcACAAGAAATActcaataatattaaaaaccaCTTGAGTAAAGTTCGCAGTTTACAAGATTTAATAAAATCTACTGAAGCCAGAGATAGAAACGTAGCCGAAGAAAACTTCTTTAAAGTTAATACATTTTCTTTGGTTCAGTTATCGCTAATGCTGGTTGTTGGATTCATTCAAGTTGTTATGGTTAAAAGTCTTTTTGATGATCGTTCTAGAGTtcataaaatatggaaaaacttGGATCGGGGTAAACATTCATattag
- the LOC130440810 gene encoding protein stunted-like isoform X1, with the protein MSAWRAAGLNYINYSNIAAKLLRQALKPEFRTDALKRGDTHIKITKWQDGKPMRESTY; encoded by the exons ATGAGTGCCTGGAGAGCTGCCGGTTTAAA CTACATCAACTATTCCAACATAGCTGCCAAACTTTTGAGACAAGCACTTAAACCTGAATTCAGGACAGACGCATTGAAAAGAGGTGATACCCACATTAAAATCACTAAATGGCAAGATGGGAAACCAATGA gGGAATCCACCTATTAA